The proteins below come from a single Nocardioides eburneiflavus genomic window:
- a CDS encoding ABC transporter ATP-binding protein — MTDDVLVVDSLVRRFGDLTAVDEVSFRIAPGVTYGLLGPNGAGKTTTISMVAGLIAADAGTVTVAGLPMTPRTTGPKRFVGLVPQELAIYPDLTGRENLMLFGRLQGLRGTELKGRVDEVLGLIGLADRAKHRSKEYSGGMKRRLNIGIGLLNRPTLLILDEPTVGVDPQSRHAILESVEALSGEGMAVLYTTHYMEEAERLCDRIGIIDSGRLQAEGTRDELVRLTGGVDTIRLGGTGDLAGAAEELRRIPGVQRVEAERRSAVLTVRDAPALVARVVGTAAARGVTLADVEISRPDLESVFLHLTGKGLRD, encoded by the coding sequence ATGACGGACGACGTGCTGGTGGTGGACTCGCTGGTCCGCCGCTTCGGGGACCTGACGGCGGTGGACGAGGTGTCCTTCCGCATCGCGCCGGGGGTGACGTACGGGTTGCTCGGCCCCAACGGGGCCGGGAAGACGACGACGATCTCGATGGTCGCCGGGCTGATCGCGGCGGACGCGGGGACGGTCACGGTGGCGGGGCTGCCGATGACGCCGCGGACCACCGGGCCGAAGCGGTTCGTCGGGCTGGTCCCTCAGGAGCTCGCAATCTACCCCGACCTGACCGGGCGGGAGAACCTCATGCTCTTCGGCAGGCTCCAGGGACTGCGCGGCACCGAGCTCAAGGGCCGCGTCGACGAGGTGCTCGGCCTGATCGGTCTGGCCGACCGGGCCAAGCACCGCAGCAAGGAGTACAGCGGCGGCATGAAGCGCCGCCTCAACATCGGCATCGGGCTGCTCAACCGGCCAACGCTGCTGATCCTCGACGAGCCCACCGTGGGCGTGGACCCGCAGTCGCGCCACGCGATCCTCGAGTCCGTCGAGGCGCTGTCGGGCGAGGGGATGGCCGTGCTCTACACGACGCACTACATGGAGGAGGCCGAGCGGCTGTGCGACCGCATCGGCATCATCGACTCCGGCCGGCTGCAGGCCGAGGGCACCCGCGACGAGCTGGTCCGCCTCACCGGCGGCGTCGACACGATCCGGCTCGGCGGCACCGGCGACCTGGCCGGCGCGGCAGAGGAGCTGCGCCGGATCCCCGGCGTGCAGCGCGTCGAGGCGGAGCGCCGGTCGGCGGTCCTCACCGTGCGCGACGCACCGGCGCTGGTCGCGCGGGTGGTGGGTACGGCGGCCGCGCGCGGCGTGACGCTCGCCGACGTCGAGATCTCGCGACCCGACCTCGAGTCGGTCTTCCTGCACCTCACCGGCAAG
- a CDS encoding M14 family metallopeptidase, producing MRRLLSGSVVAVAVAALGVGLAPPSSTSPPAAAPSAPRADQPLDAYTATDVDADQLRTLARQGYDLHEAHPTGDTTRVDLVLTRDEAKRLRGQGIDVRLARVKGGQTVRQFAAAQAEFGYTVWKSYDEPGGYHDQLTTVARQYPGVTKLVKLGTTYQGRDILALKMTQGARGQKDGSRPAAIFSATQHAREWIAPEMVRRLMYTYLERWKADHEPTKKLLQSTELWFVPVMNPDGYEYTFTDERLWRKNLRDNNGDGITQVGDGVDPNRNYPSHWGYDNEGSSDIPSSETYRGPSPASEPETRAGIKLFDTAKAEFMVNYHSNGEWLLYNDGWQIGTPTADDPIYHALSGNLDEPAIDGYHPGLSSDVLYITNGEIDGYAQEATGTLAWTPELSPGCPGCGFVFPDDEQLVAAEFERNRPFAESVAESAADPDDPKSVLGIKTKPFHLDTEDSYKSGLPAVNLSFEKSYGDPQPVAVLARRSLGAVTAKWKINGGPTQSGPTTEWTGGERFGMTSTHYHQVRGTVTGTDPGDTVEVWFEGGGQSSESFTYEAVSESGNRVLVVAAEDYTGASPNQAPGPHYLDYYLDALDANGEDADVYDVDAEGRTAPDALGVLGHYDAAVWYTGDDVVTRTAGRGAGNADRLALDQMLEFRAYMNEGGKVLYTGDWAGEQYTANVGNQFYDPQGEIACNPLPAGIDSRRCLLLRGSGDGTNDVLQYWFGAYLAIQGDGHDDAGDVHDVAGIADPFAGASWAMNGPESADNQDATSSFVSTSGILPVEEFPQFESWPSARWDKPGGPFDPHTGEQYAYSQLADVSYKRLTRTVDVPAGGGTLDFWTSYDTEVDWDYVFVEARTPGGDDWTTLPDANGHTTQATGESCAAGWRELHPQLDHYQTYDAGTETCTPTGTTGAWHAASGNSGGWQEWSVDLAEWADTGSVEVSITYASDWATQNLGTFVDDVTLPDGSSTSFESGLEGWTVSGAPPGSAANGNDWIVTDASGFPVGATISTPDSLLLGFGFEGIATPSERNEVMGRALEHLLD from the coding sequence ATGCGCCGTCTTCTGTCCGGATCCGTCGTCGCCGTCGCCGTCGCCGCGCTGGGAGTGGGCCTGGCTCCGCCGTCCTCGACCTCACCGCCCGCCGCCGCCCCGAGTGCTCCGCGCGCTGATCAGCCGCTGGACGCCTACACCGCGACCGACGTCGACGCCGACCAGCTGCGCACGCTGGCGCGCCAGGGCTACGACCTCCACGAGGCGCACCCGACCGGTGACACGACGCGCGTCGACCTCGTCCTGACCAGGGACGAGGCCAAGCGGCTGCGCGGGCAGGGCATCGACGTGCGTCTCGCGCGGGTCAAGGGCGGCCAGACCGTACGGCAGTTCGCCGCCGCCCAGGCCGAGTTCGGCTACACCGTGTGGAAGTCCTACGACGAGCCCGGCGGCTACCACGACCAGCTCACCACCGTGGCGAGGCAGTACCCCGGCGTCACCAAGCTGGTGAAGCTCGGCACGACCTACCAGGGCCGCGACATCCTCGCGCTCAAGATGACCCAGGGTGCGCGCGGCCAGAAGGACGGCTCGCGGCCGGCGGCGATCTTCAGTGCCACCCAGCACGCACGTGAGTGGATCGCGCCCGAGATGGTCCGCCGGCTGATGTACACCTACCTGGAGCGCTGGAAGGCCGACCACGAGCCGACCAAGAAGCTCCTCCAGAGCACCGAGCTGTGGTTCGTGCCGGTGATGAACCCCGACGGCTACGAGTACACGTTCACCGACGAGAGGCTCTGGCGCAAGAACCTGCGCGACAACAACGGCGACGGCATCACCCAGGTCGGCGACGGCGTCGACCCCAACCGCAACTACCCCTCGCACTGGGGCTACGACAACGAGGGCTCCTCCGACATCCCCTCCAGCGAGACCTACCGCGGCCCCTCGCCCGCCTCCGAGCCGGAGACCCGGGCTGGGATCAAGCTCTTCGACACGGCCAAGGCCGAGTTCATGGTCAACTACCACTCCAACGGGGAGTGGCTGCTCTACAACGACGGCTGGCAGATCGGCACCCCCACCGCGGACGACCCGATCTACCACGCCCTCTCGGGCAACCTGGACGAGCCGGCGATCGACGGCTACCACCCCGGGCTGTCCTCCGACGTCCTCTACATCACCAACGGCGAGATCGACGGCTACGCCCAGGAGGCCACCGGCACGCTGGCCTGGACCCCCGAGCTGTCCCCCGGCTGCCCCGGCTGCGGCTTCGTCTTCCCCGACGACGAGCAGCTGGTGGCCGCGGAGTTCGAGCGCAACCGGCCGTTCGCCGAGTCCGTGGCGGAGTCCGCGGCCGACCCGGACGACCCGAAGTCGGTGCTCGGCATCAAGACCAAGCCCTTCCACCTCGACACCGAGGACTCCTACAAGTCCGGCCTGCCGGCGGTGAACCTCAGCTTCGAGAAGTCGTACGGCGACCCCCAGCCGGTCGCCGTCCTCGCCAGGCGGAGCCTCGGCGCGGTCACCGCGAAGTGGAAGATCAACGGCGGGCCCACCCAGTCCGGCCCCACCACCGAGTGGACCGGCGGCGAGCGCTTCGGGATGACCTCGACCCACTACCACCAGGTCCGCGGCACGGTCACCGGCACCGATCCCGGTGACACCGTCGAGGTGTGGTTCGAGGGTGGCGGCCAGAGCAGCGAGTCGTTCACCTACGAGGCGGTCTCGGAGTCCGGCAACCGCGTCCTCGTGGTCGCGGCCGAGGACTACACGGGCGCCTCTCCCAACCAGGCGCCCGGACCGCACTACCTCGACTACTACCTCGACGCCCTCGACGCCAACGGCGAGGACGCCGACGTCTACGACGTGGACGCCGAGGGGCGTACGGCTCCGGACGCCCTCGGCGTGCTCGGCCACTACGACGCGGCCGTCTGGTACACCGGCGACGACGTCGTCACCCGCACGGCCGGGCGCGGCGCCGGCAACGCGGACCGGCTCGCGCTCGACCAGATGCTGGAGTTCCGCGCCTACATGAACGAGGGCGGCAAGGTCCTCTACACCGGCGACTGGGCCGGCGAGCAGTACACCGCCAACGTCGGCAACCAGTTCTACGACCCGCAGGGCGAGATCGCCTGCAACCCCCTGCCGGCCGGCATCGACTCGCGTCGCTGCCTTCTGCTGCGCGGCTCGGGCGACGGCACCAACGACGTCCTGCAGTACTGGTTCGGCGCCTACCTCGCCATCCAGGGCGACGGCCACGACGACGCGGGCGACGTCCACGACGTGGCCGGGATCGCCGACCCCTTCGCCGGTGCGAGCTGGGCGATGAACGGACCGGAGTCGGCGGACAACCAGGACGCGACGTCGTCGTTCGTCTCGACCAGCGGCATCCTCCCGGTCGAGGAGTTCCCGCAGTTCGAGAGCTGGCCCTCGGCCCGCTGGGACAAGCCGGGCGGACCGTTCGACCCGCACACGGGCGAGCAGTACGCCTACAGCCAGCTCGCCGACGTGTCCTACAAGCGGCTGACCCGGACGGTGGACGTCCCGGCCGGCGGCGGCACCCTCGACTTCTGGACGTCCTACGACACCGAGGTCGACTGGGACTACGTCTTCGTCGAGGCGCGCACGCCCGGCGGGGACGACTGGACGACACTGCCCGACGCCAACGGCCACACCACGCAGGCCACCGGCGAGAGCTGCGCCGCGGGCTGGCGCGAGCTGCACCCGCAGCTCGACCACTACCAGACCTACGACGCCGGCACGGAGACCTGCACGCCGACCGGCACGACGGGCGCCTGGCACGCTGCGAGTGGCAACTCCGGTGGCTGGCAGGAGTGGAGCGTCGACCTCGCCGAGTGGGCCGACACCGGCTCGGTCGAGGTGTCGATCACCTACGCGAGCGACTGGGCGACCCAGAACCTCGGGACGTTCGTCGATGACGTGACCCTGCCCGACGGCTCGTCGACCTCGTTCGAGTCCGGCCTCGAGGGGTGGACGGTCTCCGGGGCTCCCCCGGGCAGCGCCGCCAACGGCAACGACTGGATCGTGACCGACGCCAGCGGGTTCCCCGTCGGCGCCACGATCTCGACGCCCGACTCGCTGCTGCTGGGATTCGGGTTCGAGGGCATCGCCACGCCGTCGGAGCGCAACGAGGTGATGGGGAGGGCGCTGGAGCACCTGCTGGACTGA